Below is a window of Stygiolobus azoricus DNA.
GTAATGTTAGGACAAGGTGACCCTCTCTCTGTTTCGAATTCTACCGGAATTCCGAAAGAAGTGATTGAGGAAATGAGAAAAGAATTTACGTATTGGTACCCGCTAGACGTAAGGCACAGTGGTAAGGACTTAATACCTAATCATTTATCTTTCTTCATCTTCAACCACGCTGCAATATTCCCAGAAGAATTATGGCCTAAAGCTATCGCTGTAAACGGGTTCGTTCTTCTAGAAGGTAAAAAGATGAGTAAATCATTAAGAAACATTATTCCTCTGAGAAAAGCTATAAGAATGTACGGAGCAGATGTTGTTAGGATTGCTCTAACATCTACTGCCGATATGGGCTCCGACGTGAACTTCAGTGATAGCTATGCTAAATCCGTAGCAGACGCGTTAAGGAACTTTTACGATTTAATTGAGAAGGTAGATGGATTCAAGGGAGGTGAAGAAAGCTTTCCAGAGAAGTGGATTAAGAATAAGTTCAACCAGATGGTGATAAACGCTACTAAATATCTTGAGAACTTAGACCTGAGAAATGCCCTAAACGAACTGCTCTATAACTTCTCTTCTTATCTGAACGAGTATATGGAAATGGTAAGGGCTGAAGAGAAGGAACCTAATGGAAAATTAGTAAAGGAGATTCTGGAGGTATGGATCAAGATGATTTCGCCCTTTGCTCCTCACTTTGCTGAAGAAGTATGGCACAAGTTGGGACATGAGACTTTCGTTAGCGTAGAGAAATGGCCTGAGATACCCGAGACTTCAGTAGATATGTTAGTCGACTTAATTCATGAATATCATAAGAAAGTTCTTGAAGATATTCAGTCGATATTAAACGTGTATAAAGGAACTCCAAAAGTTGTTCGTATATTCGTGGCAACACCTCATGAACTTTCGTTATTAAGAAGTGCATTAGAGGTAGTATCAAGAGGAGGAAGTATGAAAGAGTTTATAGAGAAGAATAAGACGCAAGAGAAATTCGACGCTAAGTTGTACCAAAAAATATTCGAGGAAGCAAGAAGTTTAGATGATAAGATGCGTAAACTTGTTCTTGGGCATGACTTTAACGAAGAAGAAATACTAAGAGAAGGCGCTAATTACCTTAAGTACAAACTTGGCGGTAAAGAGATCGAGATAAGGAGCATTAAAGAAATGGACAAAAGCAAGTATAAGAAAGACGCATTACCGTTGAAACCAGCTATATTTATCGAATAAGTTTAACTGTACTTTTTTCTATCTCAACTTTTCCGGAAGTTTTTAGGAATGCGAGTTCGTTTCTGACGTAATCTTTACTGACCCTCAGCTTAAACGAGATAATATCTACTAATTCTTTTACGGTCATGGTTCCTCCGTTTTCGTTTAAAAGGTTTAGGATTTCCTGATCGATTCTGGTCATTGGCCTCTCGATTAGCTTGCCCTCTTTAACCTGGAAAGTGATAACTTCTCCATCTAGTAATATTTTATATAAGTTATTTCCGATCCTTTCTACGGTCGCTATGTCACAATTAATGTTAAAGACCTTAGCAGACGTAACGAGTCTGAACTTCAGCGGTATTTCACTGACTTTTTCCGCCTCAAAGACCAAGTTTTCTGAGTCGTTATCGCAAAGCATCTTGAATTTGATCTCGTATGGGTAAAACTCCCACTTAATTTTGTCAAAGTTGATTATACAAGGCTTTTTTCCCTCGGCGTATAACTTTTCAGCGGCGTTAATTACTATTACCAAATTAACCCCATAGTAATAGCTCTTAATTAGCCTTGGTTTCTGAAGAATCCTTTCGAGTATATCCATATAAACGGAAAAGTGGAAACGATAAAATTAAGGTTGTCCTTTTATCATGACAGAGTAAAGCTTATTTTTACAACAGAGTGATATATGTAGGGTTTCCTATTGCACCAACCGTGAAAGAACTTATATATCCTTGGCTACTGGACTCAGAAGAATATAATTTTGATGATATAAAGGATGGGATAAGGCTTCACTTAAACGAGTCTCCTTATTCACCCCCTCCGCATATATTAGAAGCTATACAGAAGTATTTACCTTACGCTAACAGATACCAGCACCCAGAATTGTCTGAGAGGTTTTCAGCCTTAGCAGCGGACTATAATAAAGTAGAGCCAGAAAATATCTTTCCTACTCCAGGTGGAGACGGGGCTTTGAGGTCAATATTTTACAATTTAGCCCAGCCTGGAGACAAAGTTGTAACTAATTACCCTGCATATAGCATGTACAAGGTTTACTCGTCGGTAAGAGGTCTCAACCACGTAAAGATCAAACTCATTGAAGGTGAAGAATGGTGGTATGAAGATAGGAAGAGACTATTAAGTGAGAGTAAAGGTGCTAGACTTGTAGTAATTGATAATCCGAATAATCCCACGGGCTCGCCGATGTTAGATGAGGAGTTGGTTAAAGAGCTCGCTACAAATGTTAGAGGATTTATAGTTATTGATGAAGCGTATTACGAATTCTACGGGAAGACTTTTGCAAGGATGATCTACGACTATCCGAATGTGTTAATAGTTAGGACTTTAAGTAAAGCTTTCTCCATGGCATCCCTTAGAGTAGGCTATTTAATAGGAAATGAAGAAGTAGTGAAAGCACTAAAGAAGACTTCG
It encodes the following:
- the hisC gene encoding histidinol-phosphate transaminase, whose translation is MIYVGFPIAPTVKELIYPWLLDSEEYNFDDIKDGIRLHLNESPYSPPPHILEAIQKYLPYANRYQHPELSERFSALAADYNKVEPENIFPTPGGDGALRSIFYNLAQPGDKVVTNYPAYSMYKVYSSVRGLNHVKIKLIEGEEWWYEDRKRLLSESKGARLVVIDNPNNPTGSPMLDEELVKELATNVRGFIVIDEAYYEFYGKTFARMIYDYPNVLIVRTLSKAFSMASLRVGYLIGNEEVVKALKKTSTPFDVSLPGLIAGIKALEDPSYVKEVVNNINTNKEYLIKELRGLGLKVFNSYTNFIFVKDNRDLFTPLMAKSIAIRNLISGYYRISIGTKEQCELLVKTLGEILENSNTKQG